The Garra rufa chromosome 18, GarRuf1.0, whole genome shotgun sequence genome window below encodes:
- the LOC141290712 gene encoding TSC22 domain family protein 4 — protein MSGGKKRSGFQITSVTSDYNQGSGENHAAELLSPGTQRATPPSARTPAHGRSTGSQSASPTQILSNGLSLRQNPALQTQQSSSQPTTPVTARKQSSLDAGGASRFRVVRLDQGPGEPYKRGRWTCVDVMEREVEERGLRRVIDSMRHAHSLESLETVGLGGAEGAVGGARLKPLGVHAGHIVHSQGTTHLLTQCRTDSAHSGPPSPTHALYDTQPVLSPNTPRTRNIPAPLRLDMDAVGNLRTTRSQPASPGPHLSRGSPFHPALTPIQTPSALALAQSMFGMGRAFEFVGDDGGTNSSMIAIDNKIEQAMIDPKD, from the exons ATGAGTGGTGGAAAGAAACGGAGCGGATTTCAAATCACTAGTGTCACTTCGGACTACAATCAGGGTTCTGGAGAGAACCATGCGGCGGAGCTCCTTAGCCCTGGAACTCAAAGAGCCACGCCCCCTTCTGCCAGAACCCCCGCCCATGGGCGGAGCACCGGAAGCCAGAGTGCATCGCCCACTCAAATCCTATCCAATGGGCTGTCCCTGCGGCAAAACCCCGCCCTCCAGACGCAGCAGAGCTCCAGTCAGCCGACCACGCCCGTCACGGCAAGGAAGCAAAGCTCGCTAGACGCCGGCGGGGCGTCGCGTTTCCGCGTCGTGCGTTTGGATCAAGGCCCGGGCGAGCCTTATAAACGTGGGCGCTGGACGTGTGTGGATGTGATGGAGAGAGAGGTCGAGGAGCGAGGCCTCCGCCGTGTGATTGACAGCATGAGACACGCCCACTCACTGGAGTCCTTAGAGACGGTTGGGCTGGGCGGAGCTGAAGGAGCGGTGGGCGGAGCCAGACTCAAGCCGTTGGGCGTACACGCAGGTCACATAGTACACTCGCAGGGCACTACCCACCTGCTGACTCAATGCCGGACAGACTCCGCCCACAGCGGCCCGCCCTCACCCACACACGCCCTGTACGACACGCAGCCAGTCCTGTCACCAAACACGCCCCGGACACGCAACATACCCGCCCCGCTGCGGCTCGACATGGATGCTGTCGGCAAC CTTCGGACCACCCGCTCACAGCCGGCGTCGCCCGGACCGCACCTGAGTCGGGGCAGTCCCTTCCATCCTGCACTGACGCCCATCCAGACGCCATCCGCCCTCGCGCTGGCACAGTCCATGTTTGGAATGGGACGAGCGTTTGAGTTCGTGGGAGATGACGG